A stretch of Odocoileus virginianus isolate 20LAN1187 ecotype Illinois chromosome 31, Ovbor_1.2, whole genome shotgun sequence DNA encodes these proteins:
- the LOC110140276 gene encoding L-gulonolactone oxidase isoform X1: protein MVHGYKGVKFQNWARTYGCCPEMYFQPTSVEEIREVLALARQQNKRVKVVGGGHSPSDIACTDGFMIHMGMMNRVLKVDTEKKQVTVEAGILLTDLHPQLDKHGLALSNLGAVSDVTAGGVIGSGTHNTGIKHGILATQVVALTLLMADGTILECSESSNAEVFQAARVHLGCLGVVLTVTLQCVPQFHLQETTFPSTLKEVLDNLDSHLKKSEYFRFLWFPHSENVSVIYQDHTIKPPSSSANWFWDYAIGFYLLEFLLWISTFLPGLVGWINRFFFWLLFNGKKENCNLSHKIFTYECRFKQHVQDWAIPRPLPQVWVPSPLPPRAEGREKTKEALLELKAMLEANPKVVAHYPVEVRFTRGDDILLSPCFQRDSCYMNIIMYRPYGKDVPRLDYWLAYETIMKKVGGRPHWAKAHNCTRKDFEKMYPAFQRFCAIREKLDPTGMFLNAYLEKVFY from the exons ATG GTCCACGGGTACAAGGGGGTCAAATTCCAAAACTGGGCAAGGACCTATGGCTGTTGCCCGGAGATGTACTTTCAGCCCACATCCGTGGAGGAGATCAGAGAG GTGCTGGCCCTGGCCAGGCAGCAGAACAAGCGGGTGAAGGTGGTGGGTGGTGGCCACTCGCCCTCAGACATCGCCTGCACTGACGGCTTCATGATCCACATGGGCATGATGAACCGCGTCCTCAAG GTGGACACAGAGAAGAAGCAGGTGACCGTGGAGGCCGGCATCCTCCTGACTGACCTGCACCCGCAGCTGGACAAGCATGGCCTGGCTTTGTCCAA cctGGGAGCTGTGTCAGACGTGACAGCAGGTGGCGTCATCGGGTCTGGAACCCACAACACGGGGATCAAGCACGGCATCCTGGCCACACAA GTGGTGGCACTGACCCTGCTGATGGCCGACGGGACCATTCTCGAGTGTTCCGAGTCCAGCAACGCAGAGGTATTCCAGGCTGCGCGCGTGCACCTGGGCTGCCTCGGAGTCGTCCTCACAGTCACACTGCAGTGTGTGCCCCAGTTCCACCTGCAGGAGACCACCTTCCCCTCAACCTTGAAAGAG gTTCTTGACAACCTGGACAGTCACCTGAAGAAATCCGAATACTTCCGCTTTCTCTGGTTCCCACACAGCGAGAACGTCAGTGTAATCTACCAGGACCACACCATCAAG CCGCCCTCCTCTTCAGCCAACTGGTTCTGGGACTACGCTATTGGATTCTACTTACTGGAGTTCCTACTCTGGATCAG CACCTTCTTGCCAGGCCTTGTGGGCTGGATCAATCGCTTTTTCTTCTGGCTCCTGTTCAACGGGAAGAAGGAAAACTGCAACCTCAGCCACAAGATCTTCACCTACGAGTGCCGCTTCAAGCAGCATGTCCAGGACTGGGCCATCCCCAG GCCCCTTCCTCaggtctgggttccatcccctctcccaccccggGCCGAGGGCAGAGAGAAGACCAAAGAGGCCCTGCTGGAGCTGAAGGCCATGCTGGAGGCGAACCCCAAGGTGGTGGCCCACTACCCCGTGGAGGTCCGCTTCACTCGCGGGGACGACATCCTGCTGAGCCCCTGCTTCCAGCGCGACAGCTGCTACATGAACATCATCATGTACAG gCCCTATGGTAAGGACGTGCCGCGGCTGGACTACTGGCTGGCCTACGAGACCATCATGAAGAAGGTGGGAGGCAGGCCCCACTGGGCCAAG gcccacaaCTGCACCCGGAAGGACTTTGAGAAAATGTACCCAGCCTTCCAGAGGTTCTGTGCCATCCGAGAAAAGCTGGACCCCACGGGGATGTTCCTGAATGCCTATCTGGAGAAGGTGTTCTACTGA
- the LOC110140276 gene encoding L-gulonolactone oxidase isoform X3: MVHGYKGVKFQNWARTYGCCPEMYFQPTSVEEIREVDTEKKQVTVEAGILLTDLHPQLDKHGLALSNLGAVSDVTAGGVIGSGTHNTGIKHGILATQVVALTLLMADGTILECSESSNAEVFQAARVHLGCLGVVLTVTLQCVPQFHLQETTFPSTLKEVLDNLDSHLKKSEYFRFLWFPHSENVSVIYQDHTIKPPSSSANWFWDYAIGFYLLEFLLWISTFLPGLVGWINRFFFWLLFNGKKENCNLSHKIFTYECRFKQHVQDWAIPRPLPQVWVPSPLPPRAEGREKTKEALLELKAMLEANPKVVAHYPVEVRFTRGDDILLSPCFQRDSCYMNIIMYRPYGKDVPRLDYWLAYETIMKKVGGRPHWAKAHNCTRKDFEKMYPAFQRFCAIREKLDPTGMFLNAYLEKVFY; the protein is encoded by the exons ATG GTCCACGGGTACAAGGGGGTCAAATTCCAAAACTGGGCAAGGACCTATGGCTGTTGCCCGGAGATGTACTTTCAGCCCACATCCGTGGAGGAGATCAGAGAG GTGGACACAGAGAAGAAGCAGGTGACCGTGGAGGCCGGCATCCTCCTGACTGACCTGCACCCGCAGCTGGACAAGCATGGCCTGGCTTTGTCCAA cctGGGAGCTGTGTCAGACGTGACAGCAGGTGGCGTCATCGGGTCTGGAACCCACAACACGGGGATCAAGCACGGCATCCTGGCCACACAA GTGGTGGCACTGACCCTGCTGATGGCCGACGGGACCATTCTCGAGTGTTCCGAGTCCAGCAACGCAGAGGTATTCCAGGCTGCGCGCGTGCACCTGGGCTGCCTCGGAGTCGTCCTCACAGTCACACTGCAGTGTGTGCCCCAGTTCCACCTGCAGGAGACCACCTTCCCCTCAACCTTGAAAGAG gTTCTTGACAACCTGGACAGTCACCTGAAGAAATCCGAATACTTCCGCTTTCTCTGGTTCCCACACAGCGAGAACGTCAGTGTAATCTACCAGGACCACACCATCAAG CCGCCCTCCTCTTCAGCCAACTGGTTCTGGGACTACGCTATTGGATTCTACTTACTGGAGTTCCTACTCTGGATCAG CACCTTCTTGCCAGGCCTTGTGGGCTGGATCAATCGCTTTTTCTTCTGGCTCCTGTTCAACGGGAAGAAGGAAAACTGCAACCTCAGCCACAAGATCTTCACCTACGAGTGCCGCTTCAAGCAGCATGTCCAGGACTGGGCCATCCCCAG GCCCCTTCCTCaggtctgggttccatcccctctcccaccccggGCCGAGGGCAGAGAGAAGACCAAAGAGGCCCTGCTGGAGCTGAAGGCCATGCTGGAGGCGAACCCCAAGGTGGTGGCCCACTACCCCGTGGAGGTCCGCTTCACTCGCGGGGACGACATCCTGCTGAGCCCCTGCTTCCAGCGCGACAGCTGCTACATGAACATCATCATGTACAG gCCCTATGGTAAGGACGTGCCGCGGCTGGACTACTGGCTGGCCTACGAGACCATCATGAAGAAGGTGGGAGGCAGGCCCCACTGGGCCAAG gcccacaaCTGCACCCGGAAGGACTTTGAGAAAATGTACCCAGCCTTCCAGAGGTTCTGTGCCATCCGAGAAAAGCTGGACCCCACGGGGATGTTCCTGAATGCCTATCTGGAGAAGGTGTTCTACTGA
- the LOC110140276 gene encoding L-gulonolactone oxidase isoform X2, protein MVHGYKGVKFQNWARTYGCCPEMYFQPTSVEEIREVLALARQQNKRVKVVGGGHSPSDIACTDGFMIHMGMMNRVLKVDTEKKQVTVEAGILLTDLHPQLDKHGLALSNLGAVSDVTAGGVIGSGTHNTGIKHGILATQVVALTLLMADGTILECSESSNAEVFQAARVHLGCLGVVLTVTLQCVPQFHLQETTFPSTLKEVLDNLDSHLKKSEYFRFLWFPHSENVSVIYQDHTIKPPSSSANWFWDYAIGFYLLEFLLWISTFLPGLVGWINRFFFWLLFNGKKENCNLSHKIFTYECRFKQHVQDWAIPREKTKEALLELKAMLEANPKVVAHYPVEVRFTRGDDILLSPCFQRDSCYMNIIMYRPYGKDVPRLDYWLAYETIMKKVGGRPHWAKAHNCTRKDFEKMYPAFQRFCAIREKLDPTGMFLNAYLEKVFY, encoded by the exons ATG GTCCACGGGTACAAGGGGGTCAAATTCCAAAACTGGGCAAGGACCTATGGCTGTTGCCCGGAGATGTACTTTCAGCCCACATCCGTGGAGGAGATCAGAGAG GTGCTGGCCCTGGCCAGGCAGCAGAACAAGCGGGTGAAGGTGGTGGGTGGTGGCCACTCGCCCTCAGACATCGCCTGCACTGACGGCTTCATGATCCACATGGGCATGATGAACCGCGTCCTCAAG GTGGACACAGAGAAGAAGCAGGTGACCGTGGAGGCCGGCATCCTCCTGACTGACCTGCACCCGCAGCTGGACAAGCATGGCCTGGCTTTGTCCAA cctGGGAGCTGTGTCAGACGTGACAGCAGGTGGCGTCATCGGGTCTGGAACCCACAACACGGGGATCAAGCACGGCATCCTGGCCACACAA GTGGTGGCACTGACCCTGCTGATGGCCGACGGGACCATTCTCGAGTGTTCCGAGTCCAGCAACGCAGAGGTATTCCAGGCTGCGCGCGTGCACCTGGGCTGCCTCGGAGTCGTCCTCACAGTCACACTGCAGTGTGTGCCCCAGTTCCACCTGCAGGAGACCACCTTCCCCTCAACCTTGAAAGAG gTTCTTGACAACCTGGACAGTCACCTGAAGAAATCCGAATACTTCCGCTTTCTCTGGTTCCCACACAGCGAGAACGTCAGTGTAATCTACCAGGACCACACCATCAAG CCGCCCTCCTCTTCAGCCAACTGGTTCTGGGACTACGCTATTGGATTCTACTTACTGGAGTTCCTACTCTGGATCAG CACCTTCTTGCCAGGCCTTGTGGGCTGGATCAATCGCTTTTTCTTCTGGCTCCTGTTCAACGGGAAGAAGGAAAACTGCAACCTCAGCCACAAGATCTTCACCTACGAGTGCCGCTTCAAGCAGCATGTCCAGGACTGGGCCATCCCCAG AGAGAAGACCAAAGAGGCCCTGCTGGAGCTGAAGGCCATGCTGGAGGCGAACCCCAAGGTGGTGGCCCACTACCCCGTGGAGGTCCGCTTCACTCGCGGGGACGACATCCTGCTGAGCCCCTGCTTCCAGCGCGACAGCTGCTACATGAACATCATCATGTACAG gCCCTATGGTAAGGACGTGCCGCGGCTGGACTACTGGCTGGCCTACGAGACCATCATGAAGAAGGTGGGAGGCAGGCCCCACTGGGCCAAG gcccacaaCTGCACCCGGAAGGACTTTGAGAAAATGTACCCAGCCTTCCAGAGGTTCTGTGCCATCCGAGAAAAGCTGGACCCCACGGGGATGTTCCTGAATGCCTATCTGGAGAAGGTGTTCTACTGA
- the LOC110140276 gene encoding L-gulonolactone oxidase isoform X4, whose product MVDTEKKQVTVEAGILLTDLHPQLDKHGLALSNLGAVSDVTAGGVIGSGTHNTGIKHGILATQVVALTLLMADGTILECSESSNAEVFQAARVHLGCLGVVLTVTLQCVPQFHLQETTFPSTLKEVLDNLDSHLKKSEYFRFLWFPHSENVSVIYQDHTIKPPSSSANWFWDYAIGFYLLEFLLWISTFLPGLVGWINRFFFWLLFNGKKENCNLSHKIFTYECRFKQHVQDWAIPRPLPQVWVPSPLPPRAEGREKTKEALLELKAMLEANPKVVAHYPVEVRFTRGDDILLSPCFQRDSCYMNIIMYRPYGKDVPRLDYWLAYETIMKKVGGRPHWAKAHNCTRKDFEKMYPAFQRFCAIREKLDPTGMFLNAYLEKVFY is encoded by the exons ATG GTGGACACAGAGAAGAAGCAGGTGACCGTGGAGGCCGGCATCCTCCTGACTGACCTGCACCCGCAGCTGGACAAGCATGGCCTGGCTTTGTCCAA cctGGGAGCTGTGTCAGACGTGACAGCAGGTGGCGTCATCGGGTCTGGAACCCACAACACGGGGATCAAGCACGGCATCCTGGCCACACAA GTGGTGGCACTGACCCTGCTGATGGCCGACGGGACCATTCTCGAGTGTTCCGAGTCCAGCAACGCAGAGGTATTCCAGGCTGCGCGCGTGCACCTGGGCTGCCTCGGAGTCGTCCTCACAGTCACACTGCAGTGTGTGCCCCAGTTCCACCTGCAGGAGACCACCTTCCCCTCAACCTTGAAAGAG gTTCTTGACAACCTGGACAGTCACCTGAAGAAATCCGAATACTTCCGCTTTCTCTGGTTCCCACACAGCGAGAACGTCAGTGTAATCTACCAGGACCACACCATCAAG CCGCCCTCCTCTTCAGCCAACTGGTTCTGGGACTACGCTATTGGATTCTACTTACTGGAGTTCCTACTCTGGATCAG CACCTTCTTGCCAGGCCTTGTGGGCTGGATCAATCGCTTTTTCTTCTGGCTCCTGTTCAACGGGAAGAAGGAAAACTGCAACCTCAGCCACAAGATCTTCACCTACGAGTGCCGCTTCAAGCAGCATGTCCAGGACTGGGCCATCCCCAG GCCCCTTCCTCaggtctgggttccatcccctctcccaccccggGCCGAGGGCAGAGAGAAGACCAAAGAGGCCCTGCTGGAGCTGAAGGCCATGCTGGAGGCGAACCCCAAGGTGGTGGCCCACTACCCCGTGGAGGTCCGCTTCACTCGCGGGGACGACATCCTGCTGAGCCCCTGCTTCCAGCGCGACAGCTGCTACATGAACATCATCATGTACAG gCCCTATGGTAAGGACGTGCCGCGGCTGGACTACTGGCTGGCCTACGAGACCATCATGAAGAAGGTGGGAGGCAGGCCCCACTGGGCCAAG gcccacaaCTGCACCCGGAAGGACTTTGAGAAAATGTACCCAGCCTTCCAGAGGTTCTGTGCCATCCGAGAAAAGCTGGACCCCACGGGGATGTTCCTGAATGCCTATCTGGAGAAGGTGTTCTACTGA